From the genome of Delphinus delphis chromosome 8, mDelDel1.2, whole genome shotgun sequence, one region includes:
- the KCTD21 gene encoding BTB/POZ domain-containing protein KCTD21, producing the protein MSDPITLNVGGKLYTTSLATLTSFPDSMLGAMFSGKMPTKRDSQGHCFIDRDGKVFRYILNFLRTSHLDLPEDFQEMGLLRREADFYQVQPLIEALQEKEVELSKAEKNAMLNITLNQRVQTVHFTVREAPQIYSLSSSSMEVFNANIFSTSCLFLKLLGSKLFYCSNGNLSSITSHLQDPNHLTLDWVANVEGLPEEEYTKQNLKRLWVVPANKQINSFQVFMEEVLKIALSDGFCIDSSHPHAVDFMNNKIIRLIRYR; encoded by the coding sequence ATGTCTGACCCCATCACACTGAATGTCGGGGGGAAGCTCTATACAACCTCACTGGCAACCTTGACCAGCTTCCCTGACTCCATGCTGGGCGCCATGTTCAGCGGGAAGATGCCCACCAAGAGGGACAGCCAGGGCCACTGCTTCATTGACCGTGACGGCAAAGTGTTCCGCTACATCCTCAACTTCCTGCGAACCTCCCACCTGGACTTGCCCGAAGACTTCCAGGAGATGGGCCTGCTCCGCAGGGAGGCTGACTTCTACCAGGTGCAGCCCCTGATTGAGGCCCTGCAGGAGAAGGAGGTGGAGCTGTCCAAGGCCGAGAAGAATGCCATGCTCAACATCACGCTGAACCAGCGTGTGCAGACGGTCCACTTCACTGTGCGCGAGGCACCCCAGATCTACAGCCTGTCCTCTTCCAGCATGGAGGTCTTCAACGCCAACATCTTCAGCACCTCTTGCCTCTTCCTCAAGCTCCTCGGCTCCAAGCTCTTCTACTGCTCCAATGGCAACCTGTCCTCCATCACCAGCCATTTGCAAGACCCCAACCACCTGACTCTGGACTGGGTGGCCAATGTGGAGGGCCTGCCTGAGGAGGAGTACACCAAGCAGAACCTCAAGAGGCTCTGGGTGGTGCCAGCCAACAAGCAGATCAACAGCTTCCAGGTCTTCATGGAGGAGGTGCTGAAAATTGCGCTGAGTGACGGCTTCTGCATCGATTCTTCTCACCCACACGCTGTGGATTTTATGAACAATAAGATTATTCGATTAATACGGTACAGGTAA